The window ATCGCCGGTTCGATGCCCGATCCCGACTTCTTCCAGGAGTATCTGGGCATGCGCAACGAAGCCGTCGATTGCTCAGAGATCGCGCGCCGCATCGAACTGGGCATCTATGACAAGGAAGAGTTCGAACGGGCTATGGCCTGGGTCGAAAAGCACTGCAAGACGCACGAAGGCGAGGACCTCAACCCGGAACACCTCCGCTATTCGCGCGAAAAGAAAGACGAGGTGTGGGAGTATGTGGTCAAGATGACGATGATCTTCCGCGACCTGATGGTCGGCAATCCGAAACTCGCCGAAATGGGCTTCGAAGAGGAGGCCGCCGGGCACAACGCCATCGCCGGAGGTTTCCAGGGCCAGCGCCAGTGGACCGACTTCCGCCCCGACGGCGACTTCTCGGAGGCCATCCTCAACACGTCGTTCGACTGGAACGGCATCCGCGAAGCCTACACCTTCGCCACCGAAAACGACACGCTGAACGGCGTTTCGATGCTCTTCATGCACCTGCTGACCAATCAGGCGCAGCTTTTCTCCGACGTACGCACCTATTGGAGCCCCGAAGCCGTAGAGCGCGCCACGGGCAGGAAACTGACGGGCAAGGCCGCGAACGGCATCATCCACCTGATCAACTCGGGAAGCAGCACGCTGGACGCCTCGGGCGCGATGTCCGACGCCGAGGGCAACCCCGTGATGAAACCTTTCTGGGAGATCACCGAACAGGAGGCCGAACGATGCCTCGAAGCGACGACCTGGCACCCGGCCGGCCGCGAATACATGCGCGGCGGCGGTTTCTCGTCGAAGTTCTTCACGCGCGGCGACATGCCGGTGACGATGTGCCGCCTGAACCTGATAAAAGGCCAGGGTCCGGTGCTGCAAATCGCCGAAGGGTGGGCCGTGAACGTCGATCGGGCGATCTTCGAGCACATCGACAAACGCACCGACCCCTCGTGGCCCACAACCTATTTCGCACCCCGGCTGACGGGCAAGGGAGCTTTCAAGAGCGTCTACAACGTGATGAACAACTGGGGTGCCAACCACGGGGCCATCACCTACGGACACGTCGGAGCCGACCTCATCACGCTCGCCTCGATGCTCCGCATCCCGGTCTGCATGCACAACATCGACGAGGAGAAGATCTTCCGTCCCTCGGCCTGGGCCGCCTTCGGCTCCGACCCCGAAGGGTCCGACTACCGCGCCTGCAACAACTACGGACCCGTCTACCGTTAACCGACCCACAACCCAAACCTACAACCATCGACCTATGAAACCCATACAGATGATATGCCGCGCCGTGCTGCTGCTCCTGCTCCTCGCAGGAGGCAGCCCGACGCCGCTATCGGCCCAGACACCTCGCAAAGTCGAAGGCAAGGTGACCAATCCGGGCAAACAGCCCATCGCCGGAGCCGTCGTCCTCGTGAAGGGAACGACCCGCGGAACGACCACGCTCGGCGACGGCAGCTACTCCATCCAGGCGTCGGCGCGCGACGTGCTGGTATTCTCGCTGCTGGGCTACGCCGAACAGGAGGTCGCCGTAAACAACCGCACGCGCATCGACGTCACCCTCGAAGAGTCGGCCAGCGCCATCGACGAAGTCGTCATCGAAATCGGCTACGGCGGACAGGCCCGCAAAGACATCACCGGAACGCTGAGCAGCGTGAAGATGGAGGATCTGGTGAAAGCCCCGGTCATGAACTTCGATCAGGCTCTCCAGGGACGCCTGGCCGGAGTCTCGGTCTCGTCGTCCGACGGACAGCCCGGAGCCGAAATGGACATCGTCATCCGCGGCGCCAATTCGCTCACCCAAAGCAACGCACCGCTCTACGTCATCGACGGATTCCCGATCGAGGACTTCTCGAACGCCGCCATCAACTCGGCGGACATCGCCTCGATCACGGTGCTGAAAGACGCCTCGGCGACGGCTATCTACGGAGCCCGCGGCGCCAACGGCGTCATCATCATCGAGACGAAAAAGGGTGTGGAGGGCAAGCCCGTCATCACCTACTCGGGAACCTACGGATTCCAGACCGTGACCAAGAAGATGGACATGATGGACGCCTACGATTTCGTCATGTACCAGATCGAGCGCCAGCCGTCGAGCGTTGACACCTATCTGAACAACCTCGACCGCACGCTCGAAGACTACAAGCGGATGGGGCAGGGGATCGACTGGCAGGACAAGCTCTTCCGCAACGCGGCCATCCACATGCACAACCTCTCGATGACCGGAGGCACGAAGCAGACCAAGTATGCCGTTTCGCTTTCGATGGCCGACCAGAAGGGCGTGATCCTCAACTCGGGATACGAGAAGTATCAGGGCCGCATCTCGCTGACCCAGCAGCTGAACAAGAACGCCAAGGTGACCGTCAACGCCAGCTACATGGGCGACAAGACCTACGGACAGACCTCGTCTTCCGCCCTGACGACGAGCAACGCCTATGCCTCGTACCTGATGTACCGCACATGGGCCTACCGCCCGGTCATCACCAATGTCAACTCGGAGGAGGAGCTTTTCGACGACTATTTCGACGGCAACAACTCCTCGACGATGAACCCCATCCTGTCGAGCAAGAACGAAGACAAGGTCACGCGCAAGCAGACCTTCATCTCCAATGCCAAGCTGGATTACAACCTGCACAAAAACCTTCGTCTGAGCATCAGCGGCGGCTATTCGCGCTTCCTCACCGAGGCCACCGAGTTCAACAACTCCAAGACCTACAAGGGCTATCAGACGCTCACCAACTCAAAGGGCGTCAACGGCTCGGTGCTGAATACGAACCGGACCGACTGGATGAACGAGAACATGTTGACCTACAAGAAGGACTGGAAAAACGGCCGCCACAAACTCAACGCCGTGGCCGGATTCACGATGCAGGGCAGCAGCCAGCGGCGCTTCGGCTATTCGAGCATGCAGATCCCCAACGAGTCGCTCGGCATCAGCGGCATCGACGACGGTCTGCCCGACTCGATGACGGCGCTGCTGACGGAGAATTACCTCATGTCGTGGCTCGGACGCATCAATTACAGCTTCCGGTCGCGCTACATGTTCACCGTTTCGTTCCGCGCCGACGGATCGTCGAAGTTCTCTCCCGACAACCGCTGGGGCTATTTCCCCTCGGGAGCCTTCGCATGGCGTCTGGGCGAGGAGAAGTTCATGCGCCGCCTGCGCTTCATCGACGACGCCAAACTGCGCATCAGCTACGGTGTCACCGGCAACAACCGCATCGGCGACTACTCGGTGCACCCGTCGCTGACCCTTTCGGACTATTATTCGTTCAACAACGGCCAGCCCGCCGACGCCATCGTCACCAGCAGTCTGGGCAATCAGGACCTGATCTGGGAGAGCACCGAGCAGGTCGATGCCGGGCTGGATCTGCGCCTCTTCAAGAACCGCATCAGCCTGACGGTGGACTGGTACCAGAAGAAGACCCGCGACCTGCTGCTGAACGCCAATCTGCCTTACAGTTCGGGATACCGCTCGGTCTACAAGAACATCGGCAAGGTTCGCAACCGCGGACTGGAAATCTCTCTGAGCACGGTGAACGTCAAGACGCGCCGCTTCGAGTGGAGCTCCGATTTCAACATCAGCTTCAACCGCAGCCGGGTGCTGGCGCTCTCCGAGGGCGAAGAGAACTACCTCTCGAAAATCAGCTTCACGGGCGACTTCAACTCCACCTATCTCTATCTGGCCAAAGTCGGACAGCCCGTCGCGCAGTTCTACGGCATCGAATGGGCCGGGGTCTACGGCTACGAGGATTTCGATCAGGACGCCGCAGGCAACTACACGCTGAAAAAGGGCGTCGCCACCAACGGCAACGACCGCAGCTCGATCCAGCCCGGCGACATCAAATACGTCGATCAGAACGGCGACGGCGTGGTCAACGATCAGGACATGGTGGTCATCGGGCGCTGCGAGCCGATCCACATGGGCGGATTCAACAACAACTTCACCTACAAGAACCTGAGTCTGAACGTCTTCTTTCAATGGCGCTACGGCTCCGACGTGATGAACGCCAACCGCATCATCTTCGAAGGCAACTACGCCAACAAATCCATCAACCAGTACAAGAGTTACGTAGACCGCTGGTCGCCGACGAACACCGACAGCAAGAACTTCCGCGTCGGCGGCCGAGGCCCTGCGGGCGTATACAGTTCACGGACCATCGAGGACGGCTCGTTCCTGCGGCTGAAAACCCTTCAGCTGAGTTACACCCTGCCCAAGAAGTTCACCCGGAAGATCCATCTGAACCAGGTGCAGGTCTTCATCGCCGGGCAGAATCTCTGGACCTGGACCTCCTATTCGGGCCTCGACCCCGAGGTCTCGACCCGCAATTCGGCCCTGACACCCAATTTCGACTACTCGGCCTATGCCCGCAACCGGATTTACACGGCCGGCATCAAGGTCACTTTCTAACCTAACGGAGCCTACGGATATGAAAAAGAACACCATCTTATTAAGCCTCTGCATACTGTTCCTGGCCTCGTGCAGCCTGCTGGACACCGAGCCGCAGGATTTCGTCACCCCGTCGAACTACTACAACAACGAAACCGAAATGAACACGGCGCTCAACGGGGTCTATGCCACGCTGGCCAACACGACGCTCTACGGCGGCAACCTGCTGGGCCGCATGGGGCTGTCTGCCGACATCGGTTACGAAAGCTACTCCTCGGACTACGGTTCGGTGGGCGACTACGATGTTTCGCCCGCCGACGCCAAGATCCTCACCTTCTGGCGCGACCTCTACGACGGAATCGGCCGGGCCAACATGCTCATCAAATACATCGACAAGCCGCAGCTCGACGAAGCCACCCGCAACAACATCTACGGGCAGGCGCTCTTTCTGCGGGCCTACTACCACTTCCTGCTGGTCGTCCGGTTCCACAACATCCCGCTGATCCTCAGCGTCCCCGAAGACGGCAACCGCGAGAGCGTGCAGACGCCGCAGAGCAGCACGCGCGACGTTTACCTGCAAATCATCAAGGACATGGAGG of the Alistipes senegalensis JC50 genome contains:
- a CDS encoding L-fucose isomerase, which encodes MKNSHPKIGIRPIIDGRRGGIRESLEEMTMGMALSVAKLYAAKLRYADGAPVECVIADTTIGGVAEAAAATDKFRDNNVGAVLSVTPCWCYGSETIDMDPLMPKAIWGFNKTQRPGAVYLASALAGHNQKGLPAFGIYGSEVQEQDDNSITPDVEEKLLRFGRAAVAVMEMRGKSYLSIGSVSMGIAGSMPDPDFFQEYLGMRNEAVDCSEIARRIELGIYDKEEFERAMAWVEKHCKTHEGEDLNPEHLRYSREKKDEVWEYVVKMTMIFRDLMVGNPKLAEMGFEEEAAGHNAIAGGFQGQRQWTDFRPDGDFSEAILNTSFDWNGIREAYTFATENDTLNGVSMLFMHLLTNQAQLFSDVRTYWSPEAVERATGRKLTGKAANGIIHLINSGSSTLDASGAMSDAEGNPVMKPFWEITEQEAERCLEATTWHPAGREYMRGGGFSSKFFTRGDMPVTMCRLNLIKGQGPVLQIAEGWAVNVDRAIFEHIDKRTDPSWPTTYFAPRLTGKGAFKSVYNVMNNWGANHGAITYGHVGADLITLASMLRIPVCMHNIDEEKIFRPSAWAAFGSDPEGSDYRACNNYGPVYR
- a CDS encoding SusC/RagA family TonB-linked outer membrane protein; translated protein: MKPIQMICRAVLLLLLLAGGSPTPLSAQTPRKVEGKVTNPGKQPIAGAVVLVKGTTRGTTTLGDGSYSIQASARDVLVFSLLGYAEQEVAVNNRTRIDVTLEESASAIDEVVIEIGYGGQARKDITGTLSSVKMEDLVKAPVMNFDQALQGRLAGVSVSSSDGQPGAEMDIVIRGANSLTQSNAPLYVIDGFPIEDFSNAAINSADIASITVLKDASATAIYGARGANGVIIIETKKGVEGKPVITYSGTYGFQTVTKKMDMMDAYDFVMYQIERQPSSVDTYLNNLDRTLEDYKRMGQGIDWQDKLFRNAAIHMHNLSMTGGTKQTKYAVSLSMADQKGVILNSGYEKYQGRISLTQQLNKNAKVTVNASYMGDKTYGQTSSSALTTSNAYASYLMYRTWAYRPVITNVNSEEELFDDYFDGNNSSTMNPILSSKNEDKVTRKQTFISNAKLDYNLHKNLRLSISGGYSRFLTEATEFNNSKTYKGYQTLTNSKGVNGSVLNTNRTDWMNENMLTYKKDWKNGRHKLNAVAGFTMQGSSQRRFGYSSMQIPNESLGISGIDDGLPDSMTALLTENYLMSWLGRINYSFRSRYMFTVSFRADGSSKFSPDNRWGYFPSGAFAWRLGEEKFMRRLRFIDDAKLRISYGVTGNNRIGDYSVHPSLTLSDYYSFNNGQPADAIVTSSLGNQDLIWESTEQVDAGLDLRLFKNRISLTVDWYQKKTRDLLLNANLPYSSGYRSVYKNIGKVRNRGLEISLSTVNVKTRRFEWSSDFNISFNRSRVLALSEGEENYLSKISFTGDFNSTYLYLAKVGQPVAQFYGIEWAGVYGYEDFDQDAAGNYTLKKGVATNGNDRSSIQPGDIKYVDQNGDGVVNDQDMVVIGRCEPIHMGGFNNNFTYKNLSLNVFFQWRYGSDVMNANRIIFEGNYANKSINQYKSYVDRWSPTNTDSKNFRVGGRGPAGVYSSRTIEDGSFLRLKTLQLSYTLPKKFTRKIHLNQVQVFIAGQNLWTWTSYSGLDPEVSTRNSALTPNFDYSAYARNRIYTAGIKVTF